In the [Clostridium] colinum genome, one interval contains:
- a CDS encoding phage portal protein, whose amino-acid sequence MSETLAKMPLKLYQKTDKGIFIADDTDVSFKLKYKPNDLMTPTMFWATIENNRNHYGNAYVWIRQEYTPKKYGGEVKIKDFWIMDSNSVNVYVLENGTLIYQYTDWITKQVYYFNQDEVLHFKTSATFDGITGKPVREILKDTVNTNLSSQKFLNELNENGVSARLSLTVDPDIDEKAKKQLVKRLTEFSSGIKNAGKVIPIPAGMRLQPLDIKLTDAQFLEIRKYTALQIASAFGVKPDMINDYSKSSYNSSEAQQISFYVDTLQFILKQYEDEINYKLLLSRELKEGYFFKFNEKVLLRTDSSTQAEMLSKLVNNGIYTPNEARRKLDLNGVEHGDKLMMNGNYIPIEQVGQQYKKGGDTN is encoded by the coding sequence TTGTCTGAAACACTTGCTAAAATGCCTTTAAAATTATATCAAAAAACAGACAAAGGCATATTTATAGCAGATGATACAGATGTAAGTTTTAAATTAAAATATAAGCCTAATGACCTTATGACACCTACTATGTTTTGGGCAACCATTGAAAATAACCGTAACCATTATGGCAATGCTTATGTATGGATAAGGCAAGAATATACACCTAAAAAATATGGTGGAGAAGTTAAAATTAAGGACTTTTGGATAATGGATAGTAACAGTGTTAACGTGTATGTTTTGGAAAATGGAACATTAATATACCAATATACCGACTGGATAACAAAGCAAGTATATTATTTTAATCAAGACGAGGTGTTACACTTTAAAACAAGTGCTACTTTTGATGGTATAACAGGTAAGCCTGTAAGGGAAATTTTAAAAGATACAGTAAATACAAATTTATCAAGTCAAAAATTTTTAAATGAACTTAATGAAAATGGGGTATCGGCTAGATTATCTTTAACAGTAGATCCAGATATAGATGAAAAAGCCAAAAAACAACTCGTAAAAAGACTTACAGAATTTTCAAGTGGTATAAAAAATGCAGGTAAGGTTATACCAATACCCGCAGGTATGAGGCTACAACCATTGGATATAAAATTAACCGATGCACAGTTTTTAGAAATAAGAAAATATACTGCCCTACAAATAGCTAGTGCTTTTGGAGTTAAGCCAGATATGATAAATGACTATTCAAAGTCTAGCTATAATAGTTCGGAGGCACAACAAATTAGTTTTTATGTAGATACATTACAGTTTATTTTAAAACAATATGAAGATGAAATAAACTATAAATTATTGCTAAGTAGAGAGCTTAAAGAGGGTTATTTCTTTAAATTTAACGAAAAGGTGCTTTTAAGAACAGACAGCTCTACACAAGCAGAAATGTTGTCTAAACTTGTAAATAATGGAATATATACACCAAATGAGGCAAGACGTAAGCTAGATTTAAACGGTGTAGAACACGGAGACAAGCTTATGATGAATGGTAATTATATACCAATAGAACAAGTAGGTCAGCAATATAAAAAAGGTGGTGATACAAATTAA
- a CDS encoding phage tail tube protein — translation MAKLRSQNVIAGTFGSVWVNDEEWLHVTKFEAKVTGEFEDINMAGKLTTGKKFMGWTGEGTITVNKVNSTVTKMLAEAFKKGTMPEIKLVGKLADPQALGAERVEILDVTFSEFMLLNFEVKTKMEEEVPFSFEDYNLIDSI, via the coding sequence ATGGCAAAATTACGTTCTCAAAATGTTATAGCAGGTACTTTTGGTTCTGTATGGGTAAATGATGAAGAATGGTTGCACGTTACAAAGTTTGAGGCAAAGGTAACAGGTGAGTTCGAAGATATAAATATGGCAGGTAAATTAACTACTGGTAAAAAGTTTATGGGTTGGACAGGGGAAGGTACTATAACTGTTAATAAAGTTAATAGTACAGTTACTAAAATGCTTGCAGAGGCTTTTAAAAAAGGTACTATGCCAGAAATAAAACTTGTAGGTAAACTTGCAGACCCTCAGGCCCTAGGGGCAGAAAGAGTTGAAATATTAGATGTAACATTTAGTGAATTTATGTTACTCAATTTTGAGGTAAAAACTAAAATGGAAGAGGAAGTACCTTTTAGCTTTGAAGATTATAACTTAATTGATAGTATTTAG
- a CDS encoding phage terminase small subunit P27 family, with protein MQVKHLTKEEIEEKEEQENLIIVGREDLKKPPSWLIDNIAKKEFKRIIKNFNNLEVIGNLDINNIAGYCNAYSFYIRATREIVESGVLTIKKQLPNGSYTMVENPLIKIQKQYADEMRRFASLCGLTIDSRLKLAVQKTTKERQCIDEVFGDI; from the coding sequence ATGCAGGTTAAACATCTTACAAAAGAAGAAATTGAAGAAAAAGAAGAACAAGAAAATCTTATAATAGTTGGGCGAGAAGATTTAAAAAAGCCCCCTAGTTGGCTTATAGACAATATTGCAAAAAAAGAGTTTAAACGCATAATAAAAAATTTTAATAATTTAGAAGTAATAGGAAATCTTGATATTAATAATATAGCTGGATACTGTAATGCCTACTCTTTTTATATAAGAGCTACTCGTGAGATAGTTGAAAGTGGAGTTTTAACTATAAAAAAGCAACTTCCAAATGGTTCGTATACTATGGTAGAAAACCCACTTATAAAAATACAAAAACAATATGCAGACGAAATGAGAAGATTTGCAAGTTTATGTGGACTAACTATTGATAGTAGGCTTAAGTTAGCAGTTCAAAAAACAACTAAAGAAAGGCAATGTATAGATGAAGTGTTTGGAGATATCTAA
- a CDS encoding phage portal protein, with product MDIIFSANNNEQVLTLPIIPENMPELSQSYKNSTFESINGELNLIGIKSLRTVSFSCFFPTKKYRFIRPKAKEDGWIYVAFFNKYASNKMPVRMILLDNDNIEISNMAYTVESFNCYVDKVGDIQYSLDLKEYRFPKIKK from the coding sequence ATGGATATTATATTTAGTGCAAACAATAATGAACAAGTATTAACATTGCCTATAATACCTGAGAATATGCCAGAACTATCACAAAGTTATAAAAACTCTACATTTGAAAGTATTAATGGAGAATTAAATTTAATAGGCATTAAATCACTTAGAACAGTGTCTTTTTCTTGTTTTTTCCCTACTAAAAAATATAGGTTTATTAGACCTAAAGCAAAAGAAGACGGTTGGATATATGTAGCATTTTTTAATAAGTATGCTAGTAATAAAATGCCTGTACGTATGATATTACTTGATAATGACAACATAGAAATATCAAATATGGCTTATACTGTAGAAAGTTTTAATTGTTATGTAGATAAAGTAGGAGATATACAGTATTCTTTAGATTTAAAAGAATATAGATTTCCTAAAATTAAAAAGTAG
- a CDS encoding head maturation protease, ClpP-related: MIQIKKFNFKNENNNIVGSLELENNKLYIYGDILMDSFFKCEEETEDICPKDIVNFLKDLENSENIEIHINSGGGSVFGGLAIYNLLKTYKGRKIVYIDGLAGSIASVIALVGDDIYAYENSMMMIHNPLTAICGYYNAKGLQEQIDALENCKKAILSVYMAKLNDKSISSQEDISELMDNETWLVGGEIANYFQIKVLAAKNDMVACVSSYFGSYKNTPESVKSVENKATDNSLEEEKQKILDDLEKISIF; this comes from the coding sequence GTGATACAAATTAAAAAGTTTAATTTTAAAAATGAAAATAACAATATTGTAGGTTCTTTAGAACTAGAAAATAATAAGCTATACATATATGGAGACATATTAATGGATAGCTTTTTTAAATGTGAAGAAGAAACAGAAGATATTTGTCCTAAAGACATTGTAAATTTTTTGAAAGATTTAGAAAATAGTGAAAATATAGAAATACACATTAATAGTGGTGGTGGTTCTGTTTTTGGTGGTCTTGCTATATATAATCTTTTAAAAACTTATAAGGGTAGAAAAATTGTATATATAGATGGTTTAGCAGGTAGCATAGCTAGTGTTATAGCTTTAGTAGGAGATGACATTTATGCTTATGAAAATAGTATGATGATGATACATAATCCTTTAACTGCTATATGTGGCTATTATAATGCTAAAGGCTTGCAAGAGCAAATAGATGCTTTAGAAAACTGTAAAAAAGCTATTTTAAGTGTATATATGGCTAAACTTAATGATAAGTCAATATCATCACAAGAAGATATTTCAGAATTAATGGACAATGAAACGTGGCTTGTTGGAGGAGAGATAGCAAACTATTTTCAGATAAAAGTTTTAGCGGCAAAAAATGATATGGTGGCTTGTGTATCAAGCTATTTTGGAAGTTATAAAAACACACCAGAAAGCGTTAAAAGTGTAGAAAACAAGGCTACAGACAACAGTTTAGAAGAAGAGAAACAAAAAATATTAGATGATTTAGAAAAAATAAGTATATTTTAG
- a CDS encoding XkdQ/YqbQ family protein, whose amino-acid sequence MDTLGVQLDFSIPKDNAYIKFFIDCGDKILLCKNGKTLFQGIITDKNINGIFEESFTAFDFAFYLNKSKVIKQFNNINGRIAISSICSEQGINVGEIPTLNTNINHIYFENTIAEIIDDILQQCSKETGKIYYKEVLKDKLYIFERGTKIINPTYKMAVNVASIKVLDEIGQNFSKGYSIANLKNKVTIITQNEKEARVIATKEDNKNIEKYGLLHHIESVDQKDKNQATNIANNRLKELNKIKETLSLELLGDITIKAGRVLNINNKEININGKFNIISSNHTIESGIHKTNIELERL is encoded by the coding sequence ATTGACACTTTAGGTGTACAATTAGATTTTTCTATACCTAAAGACAATGCATATATTAAATTTTTCATAGACTGTGGAGATAAAATTTTATTATGTAAAAATGGTAAAACATTATTTCAAGGCATTATTACTGATAAAAATATTAATGGCATATTTGAAGAAAGTTTTACCGCTTTTGACTTTGCTTTTTATCTTAATAAATCAAAGGTAATAAAACAATTTAATAATATAAATGGTAGAATAGCTATATCTAGTATATGTAGTGAACAAGGTATAAATGTAGGAGAAATTCCTACTTTAAATACTAATATAAATCATATTTATTTTGAAAATACAATAGCAGAAATAATAGATGATATACTACAACAATGTAGTAAAGAAACAGGAAAAATATATTATAAAGAAGTTTTAAAAGATAAGCTATATATATTTGAAAGAGGTACAAAAATTATAAACCCAACTTATAAAATGGCAGTAAATGTAGCAAGTATAAAGGTATTAGATGAAATAGGACAAAACTTTTCTAAAGGTTATAGCATAGCAAATTTAAAAAATAAAGTAACTATAATTACTCAAAATGAAAAAGAGGCAAGAGTTATAGCTACAAAAGAGGATAATAAAAATATAGAAAAATATGGGCTATTACATCATATTGAAAGTGTGGACCAAAAAGATAAAAATCAAGCTACAAATATAGCTAATAACAGGTTAAAAGAGCTAAATAAAATTAAAGAAACCTTATCTTTAGAGCTTTTAGGAGATATAACTATAAAAGCAGGTAGAGTATTAAATATTAATAATAAAGAGATAAATATTAATGGTAAATTTAATATTATATCAAGTAATCATACTATTGAAAGTGGTATACATAAAACAAATATTGAACTAGAAAGGCTTTAA
- a CDS encoding head-tail connector protein, translating to MQEELEEIKNYLRIDFDDDDSLLNTIILAGKEYIKNAIGYIDMDKPSFKVLLYTICADLYERRSYLIDKAIHTNKIINGLILQLQLLKED from the coding sequence ATGCAAGAGGAATTAGAAGAAATTAAAAATTACTTGAGAATAGATTTTGATGATGATGATTCTTTGTTAAATACAATAATACTAGCTGGCAAAGAATATATTAAAAATGCTATTGGTTATATTGATATGGATAAGCCTAGCTTTAAAGTTTTACTATATACTATATGTGCAGATTTATATGAAAGAAGAAGTTATTTAATAGATAAGGCTATACATACAAATAAGATAATAAATGGCTTAATTTTACAATTACAACTATTAAAGGAAGATTAA
- a CDS encoding terminase large subunit — translation MKCLEISKKKPKKILDELIQYANDCINGVIVSGYKHKLACKRFLKDIDRIESDDTFFFYWDEEEAEKIVKWFSYLRHSKGILSGQPIELTAWQKFNLCQIYGWRDIKTGYKRFKNAFIMVGRKNAKSQMEAGCILYEMSTQSTKNEELYECYCAGVKKEQSKIIFNECINLLRGSPLATRFNITKAEITHKKTGSFLRALNKEDGKKGDGTNPAILVIDEYHQHPTTEFYDLFLGSNVKEGICMIITTAGVDLNSPCYTQEFKYCVEVLEEVSQNDMYFVDILDIDIDDDITDPKIWEKANPIRCSYEKGREDLEAFFKVAKDMPEKMNVFKTKCLDMWVQAGENSYINMAKWKACTVDYIDMDINNKSVYVGFDMSAKIDLTSVSFIIPITIDKIKKYILFSHSFIPNVEKLRERIIKDKQPYDLWVERGYITITNTPVVDQNVVLKYVEDFCNKKGLNIECFCFDMHNASKLMLECSEKGYTVEEVYQSHKSLNESTSGFREEVYSGNIICEYNPVLNYAMANAIIKTNNGFIKIDKDKSTSRVDPVDATLCAFKLAYYHTDDRGNYIDDYLAIIDDFLE, via the coding sequence ATGAAGTGTTTGGAGATATCTAAAAAGAAACCTAAAAAAATACTTGATGAACTTATACAATATGCAAATGACTGTATTAATGGAGTTATAGTTAGTGGATATAAGCATAAATTAGCTTGTAAAAGATTTTTAAAAGATATTGATAGGATAGAAAGTGATGATACTTTCTTTTTTTATTGGGACGAAGAAGAGGCAGAGAAAATAGTTAAATGGTTTAGCTATTTAAGACACAGTAAAGGCATACTTTCGGGACAACCTATTGAGCTAACCGCATGGCAAAAATTTAATTTATGTCAAATATATGGTTGGAGAGATATAAAAACAGGATATAAACGCTTTAAAAATGCATTTATAATGGTTGGACGTAAAAATGCAAAGTCTCAAATGGAGGCAGGTTGTATACTATATGAAATGTCTACTCAAAGCACTAAAAATGAAGAGTTGTATGAATGCTACTGTGCAGGTGTTAAAAAAGAACAATCTAAAATTATATTTAATGAGTGTATTAATCTATTAAGAGGCAGTCCTTTAGCTACAAGGTTTAATATAACAAAAGCAGAGATAACACACAAAAAGACAGGTAGTTTTTTAAGAGCACTTAATAAAGAAGATGGTAAAAAAGGAGATGGAACAAATCCTGCTATACTTGTTATAGATGAATACCACCAACACCCTACAACAGAATTTTATGACTTGTTTTTAGGTTCCAATGTAAAAGAGGGTATATGTATGATAATAACAACGGCGGGTGTAGACCTAAATTCGCCTTGTTATACTCAAGAATTTAAATATTGTGTTGAGGTTTTAGAAGAAGTTTCCCAAAACGACATGTATTTTGTCGATATACTGGACATAGACATAGATGATGATATAACAGACCCTAAAATATGGGAAAAGGCAAACCCTATAAGATGTAGTTATGAAAAAGGAAGGGAAGATTTAGAGGCTTTTTTCAAAGTAGCTAAAGATATGCCAGAAAAAATGAACGTGTTTAAAACAAAATGTTTAGATATGTGGGTGCAAGCTGGAGAAAATAGCTATATTAATATGGCTAAATGGAAAGCGTGTACAGTAGATTATATAGACATGGATATTAATAATAAATCTGTATATGTAGGCTTTGATATGTCGGCAAAAATAGATTTAACATCAGTTAGTTTTATTATACCTATAACTATTGATAAAATAAAAAAATATATACTTTTTAGCCACTCATTTATACCAAATGTAGAAAAATTAAGGGAAAGAATTATAAAAGACAAGCAACCTTACGATTTATGGGTAGAAAGAGGATACATTACCATTACTAATACACCTGTAGTTGACCAAAATGTTGTACTTAAATATGTAGAAGATTTTTGTAACAAAAAAGGGTTAAATATAGAATGTTTTTGTTTTGATATGCATAATGCATCTAAATTAATGCTTGAGTGTAGTGAAAAAGGCTACACAGTAGAAGAAGTATATCAAAGTCATAAATCATTAAACGAAAGTACAAGTGGCTTTAGAGAAGAGGTATACAGTGGTAATATTATTTGCGAATATAACCCTGTATTAAACTATGCAATGGCTAATGCTATTATAAAAACTAATAATGGTTTTATTAAAATAGACAAAGATAAAAGCACAAGTAGGGTTGACCCTGTGGACGCAACACTATGTGCATTTAAATTAGCTTATTATCATACAGACGACAGAGGAAATTACATAGATGATTACTTAGCTATAATAGATGATTTTTTGGAGTAA
- a CDS encoding HK97 gp10 family phage protein — MADYEFKVTNLTNDLFKTDDEETSKEIKKFLNKQGNKAKKITLKIARAKVKKKTGNYHSRIKKGKVYKDDNNTWGVRVYSNAPHAHLIEDGHDVVRGGKKGKGGKVIGKAKGKKVLTKFEKDYANKFYKDCENLVDDLLEKGFSW; from the coding sequence ATGGCAGATTATGAATTTAAAGTAACTAATTTAACTAATGATTTATTTAAAACAGATGATGAAGAAACATCTAAAGAGATAAAAAAGTTTTTAAATAAACAAGGTAATAAAGCTAAAAAAATAACTCTTAAAATTGCTAGAGCTAAAGTTAAGAAGAAAACAGGTAATTATCATAGCAGAATAAAAAAAGGTAAAGTATATAAAGATGATAATAACACTTGGGGTGTAAGGGTATATAGTAATGCCCCACACGCCCACTTAATAGAAGACGGACACGACGTTGTAAGAGGTGGTAAAAAAGGTAAAGGTGGCAAGGTTATAGGTAAAGCAAAAGGTAAAAAAGTATTAACTAAATTTGAAAAAGACTATGCTAATAAATTTTATAAAGACTGTGAAAATCTTGTAGATGATTTATTAGAGAAAGGGTTTAGTTGGTAA
- a CDS encoding phage major capsid protein: protein MNKEIKELLDGIKIKKQEVQNYIKDDKVEEARKAKEELVMLQDKLDILYDLEEDKEDIKNSVINKEPIQNNEKITEEQAFLSAIKNTALKREVPSNILNALKTTEDEGVLVPQDISTKVRELRRETKSLENLVNVEKVDKTEGSRVIEKNADTVGFEAVDEEAVFPDMPKPEFVKISYKLKKLGGILKATKEFYQATFSSIKGYITKWIAKKGITTRNNLILKAIDDKKDGSKVAITNIDSLKDIINTKLDPAILNGTQIITNQDGFNWLDKLKDERGQYILQPDITQKFDYLLFGKYPVIVFSNKQIKTNANKVPFYVGNLKEFITLFDYEKLFIEMSSEAGELWEKDMIGIKVRERLDVQVIDEDALVKGEVDISKASKKQD from the coding sequence ATGAATAAAGAGATTAAAGAATTATTAGACGGAATTAAGATTAAAAAACAAGAGGTACAAAATTATATAAAAGATGATAAAGTAGAAGAAGCAAGAAAAGCAAAAGAAGAGCTTGTGATGTTACAAGATAAATTAGATATTTTATATGATTTAGAAGAGGATAAAGAAGATATTAAAAACAGTGTAATAAATAAAGAGCCTATACAAAACAATGAAAAAATAACAGAAGAGCAAGCCTTTTTAAGTGCTATTAAAAATACTGCTTTAAAAAGGGAAGTACCTAGCAATATTTTAAATGCACTTAAAACAACAGAAGATGAAGGAGTGCTTGTACCTCAAGATATTTCTACAAAAGTAAGAGAGTTAAGAAGAGAAACTAAGTCTTTAGAAAATCTTGTAAATGTAGAAAAGGTAGATAAAACAGAAGGTAGTAGAGTTATAGAAAAAAATGCAGATACAGTAGGCTTTGAGGCGGTAGATGAAGAAGCAGTATTTCCAGATATGCCAAAGCCAGAATTTGTGAAAATATCATATAAACTAAAAAAATTAGGGGGTATTTTAAAAGCTACAAAAGAGTTTTATCAAGCTACATTTTCATCTATTAAAGGTTATATTACTAAATGGATAGCTAAAAAAGGTATCACAACAAGAAATAATCTTATTTTAAAAGCTATTGATGATAAAAAAGATGGTTCAAAGGTAGCTATTACTAATATAGATAGCCTAAAAGATATAATTAATACTAAACTAGACCCTGCTATTTTAAATGGTACACAAATAATAACTAATCAAGACGGTTTTAATTGGTTAGACAAATTAAAAGATGAAAGAGGACAATATATTTTACAACCAGATATTACACAAAAATTTGACTATTTATTGTTTGGTAAATACCCTGTTATTGTTTTTTCTAACAAACAAATAAAAACTAATGCAAATAAAGTGCCTTTTTATGTTGGTAACTTAAAAGAATTTATTACACTTTTTGATTATGAAAAACTATTTATTGAAATGTCAAGCGAAGCTGGTGAGCTTTGGGAGAAAGATATGATTGGTATTAAGGTTAGAGAAAGACTTGATGTACAAGTAATAGATGAAGATGCATTAGTAAAAGGTGAAGTTGACATATCTAAAGCATCTAAAAAACAAGATTAA
- a CDS encoding phage tail sheath C-terminal domain-containing protein: MSIGLPNVQVIFQGLANTAVVRSSRGVACLIIKDNTSLKTKAKKEKSREEEIEVLPDVEETEESKIIKEYNGFTEVNKEEYTDKNYKIIEDVFITNIKKLFVIKIPNGKAFDDIKPFINKEINWIAYIGETKEEQKKLADFVKLENKTRTKRLKAICYDLEKAEADDMHIVNFANKSVTKTDGTTVVGYEYLGRLLGVLAGCRMDMSVTYTVLTDLKNVQEIGDTDKINEAIGKGKLVLINDDDGVRISRGVNSLQTNDKNHTEDMKYIAIVEAMDLIYEDIINTFKKVYLGRFKNSYDNQVLFISAVNSYFRDLAREEVLDPNYKNIVYIDTEKQREIWVSNGKIEAQNWNDIEVKNNTFRTNVYLQANVKFLNAMEDLLFIVNM, from the coding sequence ATGTCAATAGGGTTACCAAATGTACAAGTAATATTTCAAGGGCTTGCTAATACTGCTGTTGTAAGAAGTAGCAGAGGAGTTGCTTGTCTTATTATAAAGGATAATACAAGCCTAAAAACTAAAGCAAAAAAAGAAAAATCTAGAGAAGAGGAAATAGAAGTATTACCTGATGTAGAAGAAACAGAAGAAAGTAAAATAATAAAAGAATATAATGGTTTTACAGAAGTTAATAAAGAAGAATATACAGATAAAAATTACAAAATAATAGAAGATGTATTTATAACAAATATAAAAAAATTATTTGTTATAAAAATACCTAATGGAAAAGCATTTGATGATATAAAGCCTTTTATAAATAAAGAGATAAACTGGATAGCTTATATAGGTGAAACGAAAGAAGAGCAAAAAAAATTAGCTGATTTTGTAAAACTAGAAAATAAAACAAGGACTAAAAGGTTAAAGGCTATTTGTTATGATTTAGAAAAGGCAGAAGCCGATGATATGCATATTGTAAATTTTGCTAATAAAAGTGTAACAAAAACAGATGGTACAACTGTTGTAGGTTATGAATATTTAGGAAGACTTTTAGGTGTATTGGCAGGTTGTAGAATGGATATGTCTGTTACATACACTGTTTTAACTGATTTAAAAAATGTACAAGAAATAGGAGATACAGACAAAATAAACGAGGCTATTGGAAAAGGTAAGCTAGTGCTTATTAATGATGATGATGGTGTTAGAATATCACGAGGTGTAAACTCTTTACAAACAAATGATAAAAATCATACTGAAGATATGAAATATATTGCTATTGTTGAGGCTATGGATTTAATTTATGAAGATATAATAAATACCTTTAAAAAGGTATATTTAGGTAGGTTCAAAAACTCTTATGATAATCAAGTTTTATTTATCAGTGCAGTTAATTCATATTTTAGAGATTTAGCTAGGGAAGAAGTATTGGACCCTAACTATAAAAACATAGTTTATATAGATACAGAAAAGCAAAGAGAAATATGGGTAAGCAACGGAAAGATAGAGGCTCAAAACTGGAATGATATAGAAGTTAAAAATAACACATTTAGAACAAATGTTTATTTACAAGCTAATGTTAAATTTTTAAATGCTATGGAAGATTTATTATTTATTGTCAATATGTAG
- a CDS encoding phage tail terminator family protein, whose product MIASIIKAITYTIKSEFEDIDVNSTDIDAGYNLPCFFIKIDSIKTEKMSTKIDTLYIVLEIIYVCENEKENQTECFRVSEILKNILLEKPIRVGEDISFQIYEDSLDIGDDYVSLTCDIEMNLIKDIEENLDYMEDIIIK is encoded by the coding sequence ATGATAGCTAGTATAATAAAAGCTATAACATATACTATAAAGTCTGAATTTGAAGATATTGATGTTAATAGCACAGATATAGATGCAGGGTATAATCTACCCTGTTTTTTTATAAAAATAGATAGTATAAAAACAGAAAAAATGAGTACAAAAATAGATACTTTATATATAGTTTTAGAAATAATATATGTTTGCGAAAATGAAAAAGAAAATCAAACAGAATGTTTTAGAGTTTCGGAAATTCTAAAAAATATATTGTTGGAAAAGCCTATAAGGGTAGGGGAAGATATATCCTTTCAAATATATGAGGATAGTTTAGACATAGGAGATGACTATGTATCTTTAACTTGTGATATAGAAATGAATTTAATAAAAGATATAGAAGAAAATTTAGACTATATGGAGGATATTATTATAAAATAA
- a CDS encoding phage head closure protein has product MLVEKLDKKVEVYKKQKVINDLGQTEYKYALFKSVWVNIMPTSTKVDNYVAETDRAEYTFKFTLRENSIKDLTRDMYFIYKNQRYNIDYFVPNFKNKDRIEAICKLVVE; this is encoded by the coding sequence ATGTTAGTAGAAAAGCTAGATAAAAAAGTAGAAGTATACAAAAAGCAAAAAGTTATTAATGACTTAGGTCAAACAGAGTATAAATATGCTTTGTTTAAAAGTGTATGGGTAAATATTATGCCTACATCTACTAAAGTAGATAATTATGTAGCAGAAACAGACAGGGCAGAATATACTTTTAAATTCACATTAAGAGAAAATAGTATAAAAGATTTAACAAGGGATATGTATTTTATATATAAAAATCAAAGGTATAATATAGATTATTTTGTACCAAACTTTAAAAATAAGGACCGAATAGAAGCTATATGTAAGTTGGTAGTTGAATAA